One stretch of Glycine soja cultivar W05 chromosome 7, ASM419377v2, whole genome shotgun sequence DNA includes these proteins:
- the LOC114419586 gene encoding triose phosphate/phosphate translocator, chloroplastic yields MESRVLSRAGTLSSLPHLRKPPREAVSSASLVAVKAVGSVADGGNLIWGRQLRPELCSPVLKKEAVLLRPCLAAASSPAEGSDSAGEAKVAPAGFFDKYPALVTGFFFFTWYFLNVIFNILNKKIYNYFPYPYFVSVIHLFVGVAYCLVSWAVGLPKRAPIDSNLLKLLIPVAVCHALGHVTSNVSFAAVAVSFTHTIKALEPFFNAAASQFILGQSIPITLWLSLAPVVIGVSMASLTELSFNWVGFISAMISNISFTYRSIYSKKAMTDMDSTNIYAYISIIALIVCIPPAVILEGPTLLKHGFNDAIAKVGLVKFVSDLFWVGMFYHLYNQVATNTLERVAPLTHAVGNVLKRVFVIGFSIIVFGNKISTQTGIGTAIAIAGVALYSFIKARMEEEKRQAKAA; encoded by the exons ATGGAGTCGCGAGTGCTGTCACGCGCCGGAACCTTGTCCTCCCTCCCTCACCTCCGCAAGCCGCCGCGGGAGGCCGTCTCCAGCGCCTCCCTCGTCGCCGTGAAGGCCGTGGGCTCCGTCGCGGACGGCGGAAACCTGATTTGGGGGAGGCAGCTGCGCCCGGAGCTCTGCTCGCCGGTGCTGAAGAAGGAGGCTGTCCTCCTCCGGCCATGCCTCGCCGCCGCCTCCTCGCCGGCCGAGGGTAGTGATTCCGCCGG AGAAGCAAAGGTTGCTCCGGCGGGGTTCTTCGACAAGTACCCGGCTCTGGTCACcggatttttcttcttcacgtG GTACTTCTTGAACGTGATTTTCAACATCCTCAACAAGAAGATCTACAATTACTTCCCCTATCCATA CTTCGTATCGGTAATCCATTTATTCGTGGGAGTGGCGTACTGTTTGGTGAGCTGGGCCGTGGGCCTTCCAAAGCGTGCT CCTATAGACTCCAACCTACTGAAGTTGCTCATTCCAGTGGCTGTGTGTCATGCATTAGGCCATGTGACCAGCAATGTCTCATTTGCTGCAGTTGCTGTTTCTTTCACTCATACCATTAAAG CTCTTGAACCATTCTTCAATGCTGCTGCTTCACAGTTCATACTTGGTCAATCAATCCCCATCACTTTGTGGCTGTCACTGGCTCCTGTTGTTATTG GTGTGTCCATGGCATCTTTGACTGAGCTCTCGTTCAACTGGGTCGGCTTCATAAGTGCTATGATTTCAAACATCTCCTTCACATACCGAAGCATCTATTCAAAGAAAGCCATG ACTGATATGGACAGTACCAATATCTATGCCTACATTTCCATCATTGCTCTAATTGTCTGTATACCACCTGCCGTAATT TTGGAAGGGCCTACACTGTTGAAGCACGGCTTCAATGATGCCATTGCTAAAGTAGGTTTGGTCAAGTTCGTCTCAGATCTCTTCTGGGTTGGTATGTTTTACCATCTCTACAACCAG GTGGCTACCAACACACTGGAGAGAGTGGCTCCTCTCACTCATGCAGTTGGGAACGTACTGAAACGTGTATTTGTGATTGGATTTTCAATTATAGTCTTTG GTAACAAGATTAGCACCCAAACTGGTATAGGAACAGCCATTGCAATTGCTGGAGTGGCACTCTACTCGTTCATCAAAGCCAGGATGGAGGAAGAGAAGCGA CAAGCGAAAGCAGCATAA
- the LOC114417680 gene encoding protein DMP4-like, giving the protein MDVIVQEDHDQYMYNNSKNHDEQKLPLLHIMEVPDDDAQRSLIQRAMSQTFQSTAHLANLLPTGTVLSFQLLSPIVTNQGICDSVCKFMTSTLVALCGVSCFLQCFTDSFRDDKGNVCYGLATFRGMWVIDGSTTIPPELGAKYRLRLIDFLHAVMSILVFAAVALFDQNVVSCFFPSPSNETREILTVLPVAIGIFCSMLFVAFPTQRHGIGFPLSTK; this is encoded by the coding sequence ATGGATGTTATAGTTCAAGAAGATCATGATCAGTATATGTATAATAATTCTAAGAATcatgatgaacaaaagctaCCACTTTTGCACATCATGGAAGTACCAGATGATGATGCACAGAGAAGCCTCATTCAGAGAGCCATGAGTCAAACATTTCAAAGCACAGCTCATTTGGCAAATCTCTTACCAACTGGCACTGTTCTTTCTTTCCAACTTCTGTCTCCAATTGTCACAAACCAAGGCATCTGTGACTCAGTTTGCAAGTTCATGACTTCTACACTTGTGGCTCTTTGTGGTGTCTCTTGTTTCTTGCAATGCTTCACTGATAGCTTCAGAGATGACAAGGGGAACGTTTGTTATGGGCTTGCCACCTTCAGGGGCATGTGGGTCATTGATGGATCAACCACAATTCCACCGGAACTTGGTGCGAAATATAGATTGAGGCTTATTGATTTCTTGCATGCTGTGATGTCAATTTTGGTGTTTGCAGCAGTTGCATTGTTTGATCAGAATGTGGTGAGTTGTTTCTTTCCATCACCTTCGAATGAGACACGGGAAATCTTAACAGTGTTGCCTGTGGCCATTGGGATTTTTTGTAGCATGCTGTTTGTGGCGTTTCCTACGCAGAGGCATGGAATTGGCTTCCCACTTTCAACAAAGTAA